The following nucleotide sequence is from Manis pentadactyla isolate mManPen7 chromosome 13, mManPen7.hap1, whole genome shotgun sequence.
GTGAATGGACAATAAAAATGCTATAAGTTATTTCCTGAACTAATTTGGTGGCACCTACATATTAAACTTTGTGTCATGTAGGATAAGTGGAAAAGGTAACATAGAACACAAAATGAGAATTTTATACATTAATTACTCAGGTACCAAGATAGATATTTTGGAGTAAGCAGTCTAATACAAAAAACCTTGACAAGcagttattttataaatgtttggaTCTCAGTGACATCAGGATGAACCTGAAATGGATCAGTATTAATTTCCTGAATAATATTGCCTTAATATTACTTTCATTACTGCTTCCTTTACCTGTGTGTTTCTAAGACTGTAGATAATGGGATTCAAGAATGGAGGAACTATTGTATAACATAGAGTAAGAATCACTCCCTGGAGAATGTCAGAGGCTCCTGAAGGCCTTAGGTACACAGAGCTGGTGGAACTGAGGAAGACAGACACCACTAGGATGTGAGGgacacaggtggagaaggcctttcctctctccttggtTGGAAGCTTCAGCACAgtggaaaatatgtaaatatatgacaCAGTGATAAAAGTAAAAGACCCACAACCAATCAGTATGGCAGAAACAACAAGTAATATAAAGTTGTTGAAGGTGTCAGAGCAGGAGAGACTCAGCAGAGAAGGGATGTCACAGAAGAACTGATGGGCCACGTTGGACTGACAGAAGGACAGCCGGAATGTGTTCCCTGTGTGCACACCTGCATAGATGAGGCCACTGAGCAGGGAGACCAGTGTTGTCCAGACACAGAATTGGTGGGTTAAGATGATGGGGTAGTGGAGgggctggcagatggccacatagcggtcacaGGCCATGATGGTGAGGAACAGGAGCTCCACATACATAcaataaataaccaggaagatcTGAGCTGCACAGCCAGCCACTGAAATAGCCCTATTGTCAGTGAGGGAGTTGACACAGGCACTGGGGACAGTGACAGAAACATAGCACATGTCTAAGATGGACAGgttcctgaggaagaagtacatgggtgtatGAAGGTTCTGGTCAAGTGTGGTGGCACTGATGATAAGAATGTTCCCTGTGAGGGTGGCCAGGTACATCAGAAGGAATAGCAGGGAGAGCAGGAGCCTTAGCTCCCACCTCTCAGCAAAGCCCATGAGGAGAAACTCAGTCACTGTAGAATTAGCCATTTCTTGAAACGCTGGCTGATCTGGAAAACAAAGGGAGTAAACCATGAAATATATGATTCCCCAAACCATTTAGGATATCaccttgaatattttccttgaaAGAGTTTTTCTTCTAATTCATAAAATTGTCCCCCCGAGTGTAGGAAAGGTCTGTCATTAGTCTTGGTCTTCTCGGCTTATCACCACTACTGAGTAGTTAACATGGAACTTGGTATGGACAGGACTGCTGAGTCCCCCTGTCGGGTTATGATGTTAACCTGCAAGGCTGCTGCCATTCTCTTCCACTATTACTCAAATGAATCCCTTCCTTAAACTCGTCTTACGGTGCTAAACAATATCCAGCTCACAAGGTTTATTATTTTACTGAAGTTTTATTTAGTTCATATATATGTAAAGTCTTCAAGCAGATTAAATTTTCAATGAGCTTTTGTTGAACtctagctgatatacaatattttattggtttcatttatacaacataatgatttgaccgttatctacattattaaatgctcaccccaataagtgtagttaAATGCTTTATTAAGAGTTGGACATTATATTCATCCTGGATATTGACACACAGTTGAGATTTAactcattgctttttaaaatatgaccTGTGGTTCAAAAGCCCATAATTGCTTCAAAATGACCTGCAAAACTGAGCACAAAATTACCCTAAAGACTTCCCCTGCTGTTAAACTCAACTTTAATGATGCTACTGATGTAAGGCAGGGATGTGGGACAAGAATCatggttaacttttcctgccCATTGTGAGATATGAACAGTATAGTAAGAGCAGGAAATAtttcatcttaaagctaagattccattttaaaagtgaggaagttaggaagtaagattcctaacatattctttagcaaacagacaataactcaatccACTTTGGGGGTAGGGTGagtggtcttgattgatatatTCCTAGAGAGAAGCTGGTATCCTGAAGAGGAACTGAGCAAtatcttgtgttaattttgtagaaTTACCTGGAGGGCTGATAATAGAAAAGACTTTAACATCTCTTACCAGAGATgagcattttgagaccactttacaagtctaTACCCCTTAgacctttgaaaaatatttagaagacAGAAACTCCAGTCTTTTAGCTCACCTCCTGTCTGAGGACACCACACCTTTTCTCTAAGtacataactttaaataaagctttctcactgcccaacttcattgtgttttgtttctgcttttccagtggtaagcGTCTTTGTTTCTTTCTACTTCATTCTATTTCTGTCTTCACTTAGTCTCTGCTTTACCGCTGGTAAACACTGAGGGGCTGCAGAGAGCTCAGACTTGGACCTGCGCTTCCATGTCTCCTGGGTGAACCGGAGGGAGCTGCAGCTGCGGGAGCCGCCTGGAAACCCCCTTCCTTTGTGAAGCTCTCAGAGCATCATCTCACTCCGTCCCGCGCTCTGTGCCTCGCCACACTGGCGGCTGGTCCCCAGGCAGTGCAGATTCAGGTAGACGGAACGCCAAGTGAGAAGGCTTTGGGAGACGGCAAATGAAAGTGCCCTATACCAAGATAATGTTCGGCAAACTTTATCTCAGTCCCTGTACAGTTTCTTGTTCTCAGCCGCCTGcgaggctgctgccattcacttcTACTCTCACTCAAATAAATCCCTTCCTTACACTCGTCCTACCTGCTCAAGAATTCCTTCtagttcagagtcaagaaccctccccaacCCGGCTGAGGTTTCACCTCGTGCGCAGGGAGAGACCACCCTAGATGCAGCTGCCCGGCAACTCCGACGTCGTATGTAGGATCAGTGCATCTGTCTCTCATATCTCAGTTTGAAgtattatttttctggaaattcaTTTATTGTAAAAGAATCACTCAGACAAaacttgcaaaaaataaaattttcttcacTACAGTTTTTTCAAGAAGCACTTTTTGATCTGAATTTAACTTCAGTAGAGAGGAATTCTATGTTATATGAGGATATAAACTCAAATTTTACTATGATACAATTTGTAAATGGTTTGTCTACATTCCCATAACTAAAGTTCGTGTTTTAAATCTCATATGGCTGTAACACAATTAGTTATTTTTCCATGTATATCTTCTGGATGTAATTTTCAGTTTAGgaatttaatttcatttacaattacatTGCTATCTAAATTTACAATTAATTTTAACACTGATCACACAAGGAAAGCAACATATCCAATAACACTAAAATggaagttaaatattttaaatacaactCCTTGTGcttatcttttcttctctttaacaAATTATAATATTAAATTCATTCTTCCAGTCCCCTGTGGTTTAACTTCCTATCTTCTCTGAATGCCACAGTTGCTACTATTTCAATATCACCATTTTGAGTATGAGAACCCAAACAATGGTTCAGTGCAGATGCTCTAGAGGATGACTTCTCAGTACAGGAACATCTAATGTCTCCATATGAAATGTATGAAAGAGAATTGGTCTCAAAGCCTTCTGacaccttatatttctttgtctaTAAACTGATTTGACCTTTTGCTTTTGATtcttctcactaatttttctttttcccatttatatAACGATTATTGAAATGTATTATCTATACTTACTACACATTTTGGAACTACAAATTGCCATTTCTGGGACAGATCTTAACAAATTACAAGCCTGTGGGTAATCTACTGTGTTATttcctctgccctgccaaaattTTCCTCTTTTCAGCATCTTTGAACATTAACCACATTAATagtttttctcattaatttttctgtagTATCTCTGGAAATGCATGTGTTCTCCAAGTTTGTGATATGTGCTGCCCATACATTATATGTAACAACCAAAGTCTGAAATTCAAGTAACTTTGTGTTTACATGATCTTATATACTGACCATTTCCCTTCTGCCCTTATATAATACCTTATTGACCTTTTCAATTCAACATACACCCAGAAATTAGTGTATGTTTAGTTCCAAGTACATACAtcatagttaaaaatatttaaaggtgaTTCATTGGCTACAAACATTATCCTCAATGGTCAATTCTCAATTATTTACAGGTAATTAGATCTAAAGGAGATTAGCTATTTCTCAATCACTTTCAATTAATACATTCCTTATagatctaaaataataaaactcctGTAAACATGTGCTAAGCACAAGCTAAGGTCTTTATCCACATTTGTTTTTTCACTGATCACCCACAGCCATTTAAAAACTATTCCTGATACTGATGTTTtagtgagaaaaggaaaatgttatCTTTTTAGGAGCTTGATTTCAGTTAGGTtaaaatataatacttaaaaccacaaataaatatttaaaaattcagatataTTTTGTCTCTCTAAACAATAGAacacaagaaaaatagaaaattttctaAGCATTTTCCCTTATTCAAACTATTAGGTCAAAGgtaaaaaatccatttaaaaccTGCAAGACAGCATAGATGcagagaaattttcttttttttattaatccAGTGACTATTTGTTTCTCTCACACAGTAGTTAGTAAATTGTTCACTAGTTTTAATTGATTGATATTATTGATGCACTATTTCACTTACATGAGAAAATtatgatacaaaaatattttttcatttgactCTATTTTTCATGCATAACTATCACAGGGAGACTTTAGATTATGGAGCCTGAAGTAGAAGTGCTGTGTTAGAATGAACtatgaaaagaagaaatacataaacaaTATTATTACAGACATCAAtcatttcaacaaataaattaattaatttgcaaaactgtttttttcaaaaaataaattttcttactTTTGAAGAAATTAACTGTAAATATCTTAGACTGTCTCTGAATTAAAACTACCTGATTTATAAGGTATACAAATCACTAAAGTGGAATTTGCATGTGAAAAAGGTGAATTTGTAACTTAAAATTattaaagggaaataaatgatAAGTAACTAAAAAGATAGATTGGAATATCtctacatttcaaaaatattgagACTAAAGTGCTGAGGACTTATGCTTTCTATGGTGTGTTGTTTATTGTTAAATAATGAAATGCACAATACTTATCTCCAAAACTTAAGCACATTACTGCAGTTGAGAAattagttaattttttaatttagtagacaatgtttattaaaatattgaGAAACATTGAGGTAAACAACTATGTTGAAATTTTAGATGGGCTGTTGAATATTGTTCCTTGATATTTGCATacatttcaaattatatatatttgtgcATGTATGGgtgacacacacgcacacaaataaGGTAATGTGAGTgggtaattttcttttaatgaattTCCTCAGTTTCAGTATGACAAGAATTGGTAATTTCTGCTACAGATAAAACCACCTGCAATAAGTAAGGTTCACATTGAAACTAGTCATGTCATTTTCTCAATCAACTCAGGGAGACAATGCATCTTCCACTGTGAGTAAATATACCTAAATTTCCTGTGAATCATGTGTTAAgcacatgtatataaataaataaatggaaagattatTTTGTAAAGCTCTGGATAAATTGGATGAGTGGTTATAGTGAATTTTTTAAGTAGGTGACAACATGATGTTGGAGGGTAGTAGTAACATTTAATGTTCCTAGATTCTCTGATGAATTTGCCCTAAGTAACAGACAGTAATTGTTCACTATGTTTATTTTATGGGTATCCAAATATGTATAACTAAGATTTGTTTAATAGTCCTATATGCCCAACCTAGTCAGATGGTCAAGCTACAAGTGACACAAATATCCATCACCCAGTGTTTCAATTTGACCAGAATGTTTGGGACATTGTGTACATGTGCTCTCCTCACTGGTGACCTAATATAGATGAGAGTATCTGGACAACTTCAACTGAAGTTAGTCACACAGGCACTATGAATGATGTTGATTAAATAATGAAAGTTCAATTTAAGGAACTTGGGTTTTCCAGTGTTGCACCTATAGTTAAGAAAATTCAAAGAGGGAAATTTGAGAACATAAAATCTGTGTTCTGTTTTATAGTTGATTACTTAGTTTGTTCAATCTATGTCATATATTTGAATATCACTTCCCTTTCCACTGAAATGAATACTGCATGAGCTTATTGATTTCTTaagaattcattttaaatataacagAAATACCAAAAAGAGAAGAGCCTgaacaaaatcttaaaaatattcctcatttaggaacaacctaagacaggcacagtcgcagggggccatctggtgagaaaatggggagcagcagaggtgaggcttaggacctcccccctcatgttctgagagaaatcttctacatacatggatgtttattgccctcatctagctcggattaacacatagtctacaggcacacacctgatcatctacatttgctctcttacaacactaaactctgttttctacctttatctggtatttacctaccacttcagcattttattaaaaataataataataatagagaaatgtggtatccacatataaatcaagtttaaaaatcaaatgaatattcatatttgaactgactgtgtatagttcataatgcatgaacaaaaccgaaagcttctgtgatgactgcccttgcactgttcaccatgtaacttattcactatgtaagaatttgtactccatgtaagaatttgttcgttatgcatcagaagattggagactgacgaaaattaggcttggagtggattaatgattgtgcattgagtattgacccccctatacagaaatttattgttgttaacaactatttgatcaataaatatgagagatgccctcacaaaataaatatatatatatatatatatatatatatatatatatatatatatatatatatatatatatataaacacttccaattgtaaaataaataagtaaccgggatgtaatgtatagcataaggaatatagtcaaaacattgtaacaacttggtatggtgatagctggtacctagaattatcatgtatataaatgttgaatcactgtgttgtacacctgaaactaatgtaatgtaatactgttgtcaactacccttcaataaaaaaaaaaaaaaaaaatattcctcaTTTACTGAAAATGTCCTTGCTTTTTATTAAGGTTGATTAAAGTGAAGCTAATCCTATAGAACAATTTCTGAAGTATTGAAGTTTTTAATACAATGTTTTTTCATTTGGTTGTATAGCTGTAAATATATTAcaactgttttatatttttaatagcttaatattgatgtttttcttagtctcctttggaaaatttttattcatatttataggGGTTTTCCAAATAGATGGtaaataaattttgaattttgaatgaaGAGTGATAGCATAGTAAATAATTATCAACTCCtgcttatttttatatgtttcacATGAGTccatcacacttcctgatatGACCACTGTAGTTATAGAAAGCACAGAAGGTATAAAAAGATGATGCAAATTCCTTGTTCTTGCTATTTTATTGAAAGAATTAACTCTTCATTACTGGGTTGGCCTATTCCTTCAATGAGATTAATTGTTATGCAGAATAAAGTTTCTTGGTCCACTGCTTTCATACACTGCTTTCAAATCCATCTCCATttctaaaaccaaaatgaaattctGAAGTGAAGAAAAACATTGCAGGAAAATCAGATtatgaaagggaaggaaagaaggtggGAAGATATTTCAATAGTAACCACAACCTACTTACTCCTGAGTAGTGTAGTCCTCTAAtcctggagaaaacaaaaatttattttcattctaaatTAAGGTCTTAAAAATGACCTTAACCAAATTTTCCTTTGCAGGCAGAATTTGAGAACTTCTTAGATGAAAAGAACATGATTTCTAGGTTGTGGAATAGGCTGGTCATGATTTGCTTTATCTAAAAATGTGGACAAACCTATACCATCAACTTTAAAGCCCCCAGAGGCTGTAAGCCCCTGGAGAACATAGATCCTATGATTCAGAGACAGTTTCCCAAGGGTGATTCCCAGCAGGTAATGATCTCCACAGCGCAGGTCAGTGGGACCAATTACAGCAGGCCGTGTACAAGAAAATCAGACTTAATATAATGTATTCCAAGGAGCCCAGATGACTTGTCTGCTTTGATCTGGATGAATGACACGACCTCAATTACTGTCTCTGTAAGTATAGTAAACTTATTTTAGTCCCATTCAGCTTTTAGAGAGGTTGAGAGGACTTGGCGAGGGTTCAACTGAATTGGAAAGAGAGCTGAGCAGCAGGTGTTAAGAAGTCCTTTAGAGCTACAAGCCAACAAGGAAAGTGTCAGGCAAGCCTTTGTCACTCACTGTGAGTCGACATTTTCCTGCCTGGTGTGGCCCCCTGGTCAGGGTGCAATGGATCTGCACGGATGTGCAGTGCATACTAGGACTGGGAGCTGGAAAGAAAAATTTCTTGCCGCATAATGGACCTGAGGTCAGTGGGTGTAAGAGAAGGGAGGGCTGGGACTAGGAAATCCTGAACCCTGAGTCACAGTGGAAAGAGTTTACTTGAAGATTTTGTCCCATATTACCCATAAGGAGCCTTGGCAAAGGTCCC
It contains:
- the LOC118913213 gene encoding olfactory receptor 14C36-like is translated as MANSTVTEFLLMGFAERWELRLLLSLLFLLMYLATLTGNILIISATTLDQNLHTPMYFFLRNLSILDMCYVSVTVPSACVNSLTDNRAISVAGCAAQIFLVIYCMYVELLFLTIMACDRYVAICQPLHYPIILTHQFCVWTTLVSLLSGLIYAGVHTGNTFRLSFCQSNVAHQFFCDIPSLLSLSCSDTFNNFILLVVSAILIGCGSFTFITVSYIYIFSTVLKLPTKERGKAFSTCVPHILVVSVFLSSTSSVYLRPSGASDILQGVILTLCYTIVPPFLNPIIYSLRNTQVKEAVMKVILRQYYSGN